A window of Malania oleifera isolate guangnan ecotype guangnan chromosome 2, ASM2987363v1, whole genome shotgun sequence genomic DNA:
CTTATGAGTTTTAACATATTCTTTTTGCAaatcctcataagtaggcatgctctcactactAGAACTAACACATGATTCACTATCTAAAGTATTGCAGgatttatcacatgaatcattgcacaAATCATTACTATATGAGGTGGAGGAAGAGGAATTGAACTCGAAGCATCTGGAGCAGTGGCCTCTTTTttctaggtctctccatatctcttttcaagttcctcctgAATgaccttagcactttgacatgccatGACTTCACTAAAAAttttagtatctaaagcacaataaagcATGTTCATGACACAAgaattaatttgcaataaatttaagtcaTGCTCATCCATTTCATTCAAATTTTTTGGAGACTCGacattttgaataattttcattTGGACATGGTTCCTTTGTTCGATCACTTTCCAAACCCTCCAATCAATGGTTtggataaaaatagtcattcttagTTTCCAGGCGGTGTAGTCTACAACACAAAACAATGGAGGTCTTGAAAATGAATGACCCTCTCTAAACTGGGACaaaccaaattgagccattgcaatctttatgcaaacacggttaagcttattgcaaccaggctctgataccaaatgtgattttaggtgtaatcctaagaggagggtgaattggatattttaaacttttctaggTCAACGGTCCTATTTTAAAATCACAActagtatatcacaacctagagTTTTTCTAATCAAGTATAAATCCAACAGGTATATGAATGTCCAAATAAGCTAAACAAGTATAGAAgttttagtatttcccaaacaatCACAAATTAATACTTAAACACGTATGCAGTAATTCCAATAGATAGATATAAGCATTCAAATACAGGAATgcaaagagaatagggaaagagtgacacaatgtttttatcgaggttcggccaatgctgcttacatccccgcctcaagccaacctacttgaggattcactaaatgctcacttaaccgggtagaGTGACGCcgtttacaaactctccttatatGGCAAAGTCTCCCTAACCCACTTACCAGGTGGAGCCAAAtctttacaaccacaccttacaggatggtgccctTCTAGCTCACCTAACCGGGTTTGAGCCAAACCAGtactccttatagggtggagtctccctcttctgacgaTACCACACGCCGGGAATATAGAgacattaaaaaataattttttgtataaataaGTGCTTCTGAAATAAGTATAGTTGTACAAGTCTAAATACTGTATACACTTTCAGATGATTTACAAGTGAAGCTCTGTAGAGTATGTAgtttttcactcaaaaatatttttcaaattaagaTCGAGAGTTTTGGAAAATGCTTTTCCTCAAAATTGACCTTGTGTAAAACCAAAATACAAGAGGTTTTTCAAGCAAGAAATATGTGAATTAATGTATTGCTCAAGTACTCTTGATTCAGTCAAAGATTATCTTCacaaataattttcaatgataAAGCATATAGGAGATTTAGATATTTGAGATTAACACAAAATACAATAACAACTTTTGAGCTTAAAATATGGGATTGACTATAAGCTCAAGTCTTTTTCAAGAACTCAaaagaaattttctccaagaaaaatatttttcaaaaaggaaGGTTGGAGAAATGATTTGCTCTTTAAAATCTTAAGAACAAGAGGCTTTTCAATCAAGATATAAAACTTGAATAAGTGCTCAAAGCCAACTTGTATAAACCCCAAGatttgcccaaaaatatttttcaaaaggagTATGGGAAAAAAAGGTTCAATATTTTAAAGTTGAGTATGAAATAAGAGAAACAATCAAAGAATACTGAAATgaatttttaggattagtttttAACACTTGCAAAGTgttttggacttgtatttataggcaaatttcAAATATGGCCATTAGGTAACTGTTgggcattaaaataatattttaatttgaatttttttgactgtttttggcttaaaatttgaactgcccgagaggttcggtcgactggcccaAGGTCCAGTGGGCCATCCCAAGACAATTTTCCAAATCACCAAGATTCGGCATGTCGGCCATGATGAACCGATCAATCGGGCTAAGAGGTCGGTCAACTGGGCTTAACACATTATAAAGGGGTTAGTCTACTGGGCCTATGTAAATGACGTTTGTGCCCTTACTTACTCGCCAGTATGCCTGGCTAAAAACTTCGTGCGAAGGTCGGTTAGCTAGGCCTTTATGAATTCGGCCACTTTACATGCGCCGGTCGATCGAGTCAAATATATTGTGGAAAGCCGCTCGGCCAGGCCTTCACAAAAATAGAGTTTTGGTCCTTGTTTTATTTAAAGAAAAACTTTAAACCTTTTGTAAAAGATAGTTTTTAAGTATAAAAAGGTTTTTGTTTAACTTGGGattcttatggtcaatctaggtCTTGATAGAGCTTCAATATAAACcatatgagcatgcatgcaaaaatgaaacctaattaattattacaacccaaaaaataaatgaaatctTCAAATCTTCTGTTTCTTCAATACTTCATGGAATATGCTGATTGGTGTTAGCTTTAAGTGTATTaacgacttccattttgcattcgtCACTTATGCTTACAGACACGTAAACCTATTCATGTACTAAGTACACAAGTAAGATGCTGTGACTTGTCATTATCATAATAGGGattagacttaaaaagtcaacacccTCTTTAagaggtaaatatttaccatctcttctggagattaGGTATATAACCTCTTCAAGATGtctatctcttcgggagattaaatatatagacacaagatttaaatatatagcctctttaggaggactatcttaccatctcttaTAGAGATTGATACTcttaaactttaaaaaatatattctcttctgaaaaatattatactcTTATGgaataaaatttaagaaataaaTTGAATAGGATTTGAAGAAATATCTTAGATAGTTAGAGTCTCGTGCTGATAATGTGTTATAAAatatgtagaaaaataaatagatgagacataaatttacgtggttcaactaTGCCTACTCTACGAATAGATGAAataaaaaacttcactattttgggaggaattacaagatgatttggaatcgatcttatacaaaatatctccGGCCTTGTACGAAATATCTCTTTTCTTAGTActctcctcttctttctataTGCCTACTTCAAACATGAAATGTGTCTTCAAGCATGCAATATATGTTAAGATGAGAGGGAGAGTGTCCTTTTATATGATAATAAGGATAGTAAATAATTTATTGTGGTGGGTGACAGTCATAAATCTCGTGGTTTTCCTAACAAATTTGCATTTTTTACATCAATTATTCcaaattaaaactttaatttgCATTTTTACATCAACCATTCCAACGGCATTACAACAACCGTTGCAACACCTAGGAACCAAACGGCGCCGTTGTCTCCATGATTTGGGAGGGGATTGATATTGATGAGAAGAGAAACGAAAGAAGAAAGGCCACACATGTAGATTTTCCCAGCGAAAGAAATCAGTAACACCTCTCGCTCTCTCTAGATGTTGGGGGTTATGGCAGAAAAGCTAGCTCTCCCTATTCTCCTATCGGGCCTTCCTCCTTCGAAGCCTTCCTTCCATGATCACCGGGAGCCCCCCAACATTCCTCCGCCATCTCTAGCCCCTCTTTTCCAAGAGCTCCTTCTCCCGCGAAACCCTGGTCTTCCTAAAACCCCAAATACCCAATCCTCAGTTCAAGTCCTTAGAACTCGAACTCGCCTCGGCAATGCTCGCGACCCCAACCGCCGAAAGCCTTGGTCCAGCGACGGCCTTTCCCCTCAAGGTCAGCGAATTCTCCAAACCTTGATTGACCCCTCTTTTGATGTTTCAAAAACTGATGAAACATTGATTGAACTGGTAGAGTTACACTCGCAGGAGTTAGGTGATGGTTTAAAGTCTCTGTCTTTGGACCTTTTTTGTATAATTAAAGCATTGGGGTTTCACAGGAAGTGTGACATTGCGCTGTCTGTGTTTGAATGGATTCGGAAGCAGAAAGATTGTGAAGTACTGTTGAGAGAATCTTCTGTTGCTGTAATTATAAGTATTCTTGGTAAAGAGGGTCGGGTTTCAGCTGCAAGTTCTGTACTTCAGTCTCTTAGTAAAGATGGAGTGTCAATTGACGTTTATGCTTATACTTCTATGATAAGTGTTTTTGCTAATAATGGGAGATATAGGGAGGCTGTGCTGGTTTTTAAGAAAATGGAGGAGGAGGGTTGCAAGCCTACTTTGATAACTTATAATGTGATTTTGAATGTCTATGGAAAAATGGGTATGTCATGGAATAGAATTCTTAAAGTAGTGGAGGGAATGAGGAGGATGGGTGTTTCGCCAGATTCTTACACTTACAATACTCTTATTAGCTGTTGTAGGCGTGGGTCTTTGTGTGAGGAAGCAGTGGGGATTTTTGAGGAGATGAAACAAGCTGGTTTTAGTCCTGATAAGGTGACCTACAATGCATTGTTGGATGTTTACGGGAAGTCTCGGCGACCAAAGGAAGCAATAGAAGTTCTGCGGGAGATGGAGGCTAATGGATGTTCCCCTAGTACTGTGACTTACAATTCATTGATATCAGCATATGTGAGAGATGGTCTGTTGAAAGAAGCAGTGGAGCTTAAGACACAGATGGTAGAAAAAGGGAGTAAGCCTGATGTCTTTACTTACACCACCCTCTTGTCGGGATTTGAGAAGGCTGGGAAGGATGAATCTGCAATCAGTGTTTTTAAGGAGATGAGAAATGCCGGTTGTGAACCAAATATATGTACCTTTAATGCACTCATTAAGATGCATGGTAACAGGCGCAGATTTGCAGAAATGATGAATGTCTTTGAAGAGATCAAGGCATCCCACTGTGCCCCAGATATTGTTACTTGGAATACAATTTTGCAAGTGTTCGGACAGAATGGGATGGACTCAGAAGTGTCTGGAGTGTTCAAGGAAATGAAAAGGGCAGGGTTTGTACCTGAAAGGGACACTTTGAACACCTTAATCAGTGCTTACAGCCGGTGTGGATCTTTTGACCAAGCCATGACTGTTTACAAGAGAATGCTGGAAGCTGGGGTCACTCCAGACCTTTCCTCCTATAATGCTGTTCTGGCAGCATTGGCTCGTGGAGGGCATTGGGAACAGTCTGAGAAAGTATTTGCTGAAATGAAGGACAGTCAGATTAAACCCAACGAGTTAACATTCTGTTCTTTGCTGCATGCTTATGCCAATGGGAAGGAGATCGAACGGATGCGTACTCTTGCGGAAGAGATTTACTCTGGTAGCATTGAACCCCGTGCTGTACTTTTGAAGACCCTCGTTTTAGTTAATAGCAAGACTGACCTTCTTGTAGAAACTGAAAGAGCTTTCCTGCTGCTGCAGAAAGGGGGGTTTTCCCCTGATATAAGTACTCTGAATGCAATGGTTTCTATCTATGGCCGAAGGCAGATGGTTGCGAAGGCAGATGAGATCTTGAACTTTATGAATGATCATGGATACACTCCCAGCTTGACAACGTACAATAGCTTGATGTATATGTACAGCAGGTCAGATGATTTTGAGAGATCAGAGGAAATTTTAAGGGAAATTCTGGCAAAAGGAATGAAGCCCGATATTATCTCTTACAATACTGTAATATTTGCCTATTGTAGAAATGGACGGATGAGGGATGCTTCACggatattttctgaaatgagGGAGTGTGGGCTTATTCCAGATGTAATAACTTATAATACCTTTGTTGCAAGTTATGCTGCTAAATCAATGTTTGTGGAGGCTGTAGGTGTGGTTCGGTACATGATTAAGCATGGATGTAAGCCAAACCAAAATACATACAATACAATTGTGGATTGGTACGGTAAGCTTTGTCGCATGGATGAGGCAATTATGTTTATTACCAACCTTCGCAAGCTTGATCCGTATATTTCCCAGGAAGAAGAAAGTAGGTTATTGGAACGAATGAAAATTAAATGGTTATAGGAAATCTCATCCACCTGGCAGGAGAGCAGTGTGGCTGCTTATGAGTATAGTCTTTGGGACTTGTATGTCTTGTGTTCTTTTATTTATTGCTTTTTCTGCAGTTGTTATGGGCTATTCTGACGTGAAGATGAGCAGAAAGACGATATTGTTGTGTACTAAATTTTTGTGAACTTTGATAGCATTAGATGAGCCATTTATTTGAGGCTGAGTGCTCTGCGGTATTCACTCAAGCAGCATGTGCGGATGGCTACAAACCCTGTATAATGTTAAACAAAAGATAATGAGGAATATGAATATTTATGAGTTATCTGTAATCTCTTGCATAGAAATACAATCAGAAAACATTTATTCTGTTAATAACTCTCTTTTATATTCCTGATAAAATATATCTGGTTCTGTTTTATCTTAAGTTAAGATTCTTAACACTTCTTAATGCCTCAGGGGAGAAGGCGTACACCAAAAGATCATTTGGTGATGAAGGATAACTTGTGGATAGTTCTAGGTAATCATATTTATTTTAAAGATTGAAAAACTAGGCATTTTATATTAGTTTGAGATCTTTATTTATTTCAGTAATTTTTAATTACTTTGGTTATTTAATGATTTTTTGAGTTTtgagattattttttattaatagttTTATCTTTAGGGTTTCTtagttgcctataaatataggcttatGATGTAAGAATGAGGAGCTTTCCTTTGTTAATTGAGTTTCACATTAatttcctctttcttcttctcctctgtTTTGCTCCCTACACTCACTCTCTGTTTCTGTCTGTTGTTTTATATCAATTGGTGTCAGAGTATTGTCTGTTCCAGCCATGGATCCCTTCATTGCGAAGCCCCCATTATTGCACACCCATCTCCATTCCAGGCCATCTCATCTTCTGGTTCAAGCCTCACTTCAATCCAACCATCTGCCTTCCAGGAAACAAAATTCTAACCCTTTTACCTTCAGCAaaacccttaaaaaaaaaaaaaaaaacttttaccCTTTAAGAAAAACCCCGAAAAAACTGAACCCTAACTCTTCTCCCCTTCAGTAGAACCCCAGGAAAAAAGAAGTTTGTGTTGCTGTGACAGGGAAGACAGCAGCAGAATCATAGGAAAGCGACAAAAAAAGAGGATTCATTGTCGCCACAAAGGGAAGACTCTAGCAGGAGCACTGAAGTatgaaagaggaaaaaaaaaagaaaaatgtccAAAGAAATCACAAACAAAATAGAGGGAGAAAAAAGAGAAAGTAGCTGCTACTGCTGCTACTTCAAATTCTCACTGGAAAAGAAGGTTGGGAATAAGTCCGTGACTGCAACCACTACTGCTGTACCAGAATTTTTTCCTGTCAAAACTAACTAGCCCTCCCTTGAATCTTTGTTGctgaaaaagagagaaaaaaaaagggagtTTCATGCCTCATCAAAACCTTTGCCATAGTTTCTTCTTGTCAGAGCCAACAACCACCATCAGCATCTCCTTGGCATCACTAAAATATGCCATGCATAGACCCTTCTTCCAGTCATCAACTCAACTTACATCACTGGCTTCCCATCCTGAATTCCTTCCACCTTCACAGCTCTTCCAATGTTGCATGTCACAACTTCCTGGCGCAAGTTGCCACAAGCCCTCAGCCCCTTCTATTTTTATCCTTCTATTTATTGTCTTGCTTGAAAAtacctttattttctttgtaACCTGTCCTAATTTCCCAAAAGCCATTTACACTCACTATCCAACCCAACTACCCATACCCAGTGGCTCTAGCCCAGATATTTTGATCAGCAGGAAGAGAATTTGACTGCTCTTGATATATTCATATTTGGTGTGAGAAAATGAAGATAGAGCAGCATTATTTGAATCCTGAGTGATATTTGACTGCAACTGCAACAGCATCACTTCAAGATTTTCTGATCTTGCTAGAATCTGTTCCAGATTTActgtgatattttggagtattAGTGCGAGTAGTTGACTGCAACTGCAAAACTTTGACACTAGCctgatgaaatccaactttgggTGCTTAATATATATTTCTGAAGGAAACGTCAGCACTATCAGCACCTTTAGTCAGGTTTAATTCTGAAATTTTTCGAATTTATGCAAGATAttcaagattattattaatgaaTTGGAGAACCTACAATTGGGAAGtcaacatttttaatattttgccAGACATAAATTTGAGAATTGTTACGTGGGCTTCTATGCTTTGCCTTGAGGATACTGCTTGTTTTGATGGAAATTTGTTTAAGAGAGAATTCATAGATGGGCTGTTTTATCTTCATATTTGTTTTTAACACAATGAGACACTGGAAACAAGAAGGACAAGATTTGCATCTCATAAGCTTGTGGACTATGCGGCTGAGTGGTGGGATAGGATACAATACTACCGAAGACAAGAAGGGGAAACTCAGACCTTCTTTTGGTTTAGAATGAAAAGTCTGTTAATATGAGAACTGTTCACCAACTGTTACAATGAGATCGTCTTCCATCTCAATAGAAGAAAGAGTTTGTGTTTTGGACAACATACCTTCAATCTCAGAACAACCTATCCAGGATGAAACATAAATTGTTGTTATGGGCTACACACATGATGACAGAAAAGAGGAAATTGCAAGTGAACCTGAATTTATTGTTGTCATGGGTTATCAATATGGAAATGAAAGCTCATTGATTGTACGGATGGTAGTCCACATGATGTCATCCTTGAAATAAGAAGTTAATGCAATGGAACAAGATGTTCAAGCTGTAGAAGGGTTCGAAGAAGCAAAATTTAATGTTAAATTGGGAATTCCATATAAAGCCAGAGCTTTTTAGAGGCTGAAATTgttgaaacttgttttaattttttgACACATAGGCCTAAAGCCTTGAATTATCTTCCAAAGTGCAATTATTTTCCACCTATCTACTTTATCGGGATTGGGAATCTTGAGGAGGATTCCAATGATCTGTTGTTGATATTCGCATTCAAATGAAAATGGACGAGGTTGAATTACAAGTTGACTGGCTTATGGATATATGCTGTTGTGCCACTGTAAAACTAGAGGTGAAGTTTTCTCCAACAAAGGGAGTTTGATAGACGGTCGCTTTGGATAGTTCTAGGCAATCATAttttgtattttcatttaaagatttaaaaaaatGGATTTTATATTGGtttgtgtatgcttgtttatttgaGTGGTTTTTAAATACTTTGgggttattttatgttttttttattgtttcggcattattttattatttttaatttttttatctgtaGGGTTTCTTAGGTGCCTAATATAGGCTTGTGATATAAGAatgaggagttttttttttttattaattgagtTTCACATTAATTTCTATCTCACAGCAGCCTCTCTCTCCCttcctctttttattttattttattttttctctcctcctttcttcttcttctttctcctttttcCCTTCTCTCTGTCTGTTTCTCTCTGTTTTGTCTGGCAATTATTTCTCTGTTtctctatttcttcttcttcttcttcttcttctctctgtCTCACCTCCTCAATTCGCTTTGTTTCTTGTGTTGCTGCGCTACATCACTTGGTATATATCATGGGACCTCCCCCAAAAAGAATACACAtgtgcgcgcgcacacacacacatagactCACATGCACATCACACTCAAGGATCTCTAAAGGAATATGCCTACTAGTTAATTTGTATCCGAAACAAGGTTGAGGCTTAACATTGACCTTATTGAAGACAGctcaacctaaaagcttaagctgttggGTCTGAGCCTAAGAACAGAATTTATTTCCTAACACACAGCCCCCCTCCCCCTGGCATCTCACACGGGAGCATGTCAGAAGGAAGAGTTGACTATAAGCTCTAGTACCATATTGAAAACCACTTGACCTAAAACCTTATGTTCTTGTGTCAGGGCCCTAGAACAAGTTTTATTAACTGATAGACCTTTATTGTGAATCTATTGTGGTAAGTTTGTTTAGTCTCCTCCAGTTTTCTTGCATTATTCCTGCATGATTCTAATGTATCTAGTTTTAGCTCTACTTTCCCTATCTTTTTATCAATTTTTAGACGGACCCTGTGCTTTTTTCTGGCACATAATGGTCATGCTCTTCATTAGTCTTGTCAGTGGGTAACTAACTTCCACAATAGATTTTTCTGTCATAGTAAAACCAAACTGACCATTGGAGTTCTTCTGTTCATTTATTAGTGTGTTGTTGAAGTTATCTACCTGATAATTGGTGCATCTGTAAATCACTTTTTTTATTTGCAgcttttaatataattttatgagCTAGACTACACCATCAATCCcaccctctcctctcctctcacCATCCCTCCCTCCCACTGCCCGGGGCGGGGAAAAATCTGTTCAAGTTGGAAAAGGAGAAAAAGATGAGAGATCTAATGGTGTGACTGGGAAGAAAATGAAGTGGATGCATTATGACAAGTGTTGGAATACTCAATTATTGAAAACAAAGTGATAGGTTGctcatttttattataaaatttggAGATAATAGAATTAGCATTGGCAAGTGCAGCCCTAAGTCCAGGACAACGCCAACTTATATAAGAATCATCTATCTAATTT
This region includes:
- the LOC131149284 gene encoding pentatricopeptide repeat-containing protein At5g02860 isoform X1 → MLGVMAEKLALPILLSGLPPSKPSFHDHREPPNIPPPSLAPLFQELLLPRNPGLPKTPNTQSSVQVLRTRTRLGNARDPNRRKPWSSDGLSPQGQRILQTLIDPSFDVSKTDETLIELVELHSQELGDGLKSLSLDLFCIIKALGFHRKCDIALSVFEWIRKQKDCEVLLRESSVAVIISILGKEGRVSAASSVLQSLSKDGVSIDVYAYTSMISVFANNGRYREAVLVFKKMEEEGCKPTLITYNVILNVYGKMGMSWNRILKVVEGMRRMGVSPDSYTYNTLISCCRRGSLCEEAVGIFEEMKQAGFSPDKVTYNALLDVYGKSRRPKEAIEVLREMEANGCSPSTVTYNSLISAYVRDGLLKEAVELKTQMVEKGSKPDVFTYTTLLSGFEKAGKDESAISVFKEMRNAGCEPNICTFNALIKMHGNRRRFAEMMNVFEEIKASHCAPDIVTWNTILQVFGQNGMDSEVSGVFKEMKRAGFVPERDTLNTLISAYSRCGSFDQAMTVYKRMLEAGVTPDLSSYNAVLAALARGGHWEQSEKVFAEMKDSQIKPNELTFCSLLHAYANGKEIERMRTLAEEIYSGSIEPRAVLLKTLVLVNSKTDLLVETERAFLLLQKGGFSPDISTLNAMVSIYGRRQMVAKADEILNFMNDHGYTPSLTTYNSLMYMYSRSDDFERSEEILREILAKGMKPDIISYNTVIFAYCRNGRMRDASRIFSEMRECGLIPDVITYNTFVASYAAKSMFVEAVGVVRYMIKHGCKPNQNTYNTIVDWYGKLCRMDEAIMFITNLRKLDPYISQEEESRLLERMKIKWL
- the LOC131149284 gene encoding pentatricopeptide repeat-containing protein At5g02860 isoform X2, with translation MLATPTAESLGPATAFPLKELGDGLKSLSLDLFCIIKALGFHRKCDIALSVFEWIRKQKDCEVLLRESSVAVIISILGKEGRVSAASSVLQSLSKDGVSIDVYAYTSMISVFANNGRYREAVLVFKKMEEEGCKPTLITYNVILNVYGKMGMSWNRILKVVEGMRRMGVSPDSYTYNTLISCCRRGSLCEEAVGIFEEMKQAGFSPDKVTYNALLDVYGKSRRPKEAIEVLREMEANGCSPSTVTYNSLISAYVRDGLLKEAVELKTQMVEKGSKPDVFTYTTLLSGFEKAGKDESAISVFKEMRNAGCEPNICTFNALIKMHGNRRRFAEMMNVFEEIKASHCAPDIVTWNTILQVFGQNGMDSEVSGVFKEMKRAGFVPERDTLNTLISAYSRCGSFDQAMTVYKRMLEAGVTPDLSSYNAVLAALARGGHWEQSEKVFAEMKDSQIKPNELTFCSLLHAYANGKEIERMRTLAEEIYSGSIEPRAVLLKTLVLVNSKTDLLVETERAFLLLQKGGFSPDISTLNAMVSIYGRRQMVAKADEILNFMNDHGYTPSLTTYNSLMYMYSRSDDFERSEEILREILAKGMKPDIISYNTVIFAYCRNGRMRDASRIFSEMRECGLIPDVITYNTFVASYAAKSMFVEAVGVVRYMIKHGCKPNQNTYNTIVDWYGKLCRMDEAIMFITNLRKLDPYISQEEESRLLERMKIKWL